In Candidatus Coatesbacteria bacterium, the sequence CTGGCAAGGGAAGAAGGGGCATGGCCGAGAGAATCGACAGCTTCGTGGCCCTGGACGTGGAGACGACGGGGCTGGACCCGTCGCGGCACGGCATCGTCGAGCTGGCCCTGGTGCGCTTCGTCGCGGGGGTGGAGACGGCGAGTTGGCAGAGTCTGCTGCAGCCGGGTTTGGAGATGCACCCGGACGCCGTGGCGATCCACGGGATCACGGTAACGGACCTGGCCGGGGCGCCGCGCTTCGCCAAGGTGGCGGCCGAGGTGTTCGACTTCATCGGCGCGGGGCCGTTGTTGGCCTACTACGCGCGGTTCGATTACGGTTTCCTGCGGGCGGCGGTACGGCCGCTGGAGCGCTCCATCCCGCCGCTCAAGGATTGGCTGGACCCCCTGCCCCTGGTGCGGCGGCGGTTGGGCCGGGGTCGGGCGCGGATGGCCTACGCCTGCCGGCACTACGGCATCCCCCTCGAGGGTGCCCACCGGGCCCTGGCCGACGCCCGGGCGGCGGGCCGGTTGTGGCTCAAGCTGCACGAGGGCTAACTTTACTCGACGGCCGCGCCTGGGGTATCATTTCTTTTGCGACCCACCAGCATCTGGAGACGAGATGGCCAAGCGCTTCATCACCCGTACCGGCGAGTGGCCGGATCAGCCGCGCAAGGCGAAGGAGATAATTAAGCTCCTCGACGAGGGCGAGCTGACGCCGCGGACCGAGGTCTTCGACGAAGCCGCCCAGGACTGGCGGCCCCTGACCGAGGTCGAGCCTTTCGCCGAGCATCTACGCCGTGAGGAGGAGCTGCGGCAAACGCTCAGTCCGGAGGAGTTCGCCAAGCGGAAGAAGTTCCGGCGGCCGGTGCGGTATGTGTTGACGGGGCTGGGGATCATCATCGTCTTCGTTGCCGTGGCCTTCGCGATGGCCACGCTGTTCGAATCCTTCGCCGAGGGGCTGGGCGGCCTGCCCGAGGCGCCTTCGGGTGACGCCGAGCCGCTGTGGCGTTTCGCCGTCGGCGAGGCCGTCGGCGGCAGCCCCTGTTACTACGACGGCGTGGTCTACTTCGGCTCCCAGGACGGGAGTGTCTACTGCGTCGACGCCGTGAGCGGCGAGGGGCTGTGGCGCTATGACACCGGCGGGCCGATCATCGGCGAGGTGCTGGTCGTCGACGGCCGGGTCTACGTCGGCAGTTGCGCCAACGGGGTCTGGTGCCTGGACTCCGCCACCGGTGAGCGCCTGTGGACCTTCTACACGGGCTTCTACGTCGGCGGCGGTGTGCACTTCAGCGACGGCCGGTTGTACTTCGGCTGCTACGACCATAACGTCTACTGCGTCGACGCCGTCGACGGCG encodes:
- a CDS encoding PQQ-binding-like beta-propeller repeat protein, with product MAKRFITRTGEWPDQPRKAKEIIKLLDEGELTPRTEVFDEAAQDWRPLTEVEPFAEHLRREEELRQTLSPEEFAKRKKFRRPVRYVLTGLGIIIVFVAVAFAMATLFESFAEGLGGLPEAPSGDAEPLWRFAVGEAVGGSPCYYDGVVYFGSQDGSVYCVDAVSGEGLWRYDTGGPIIGEVLVVDGRVYVGSCANGVWCLDSATGERLWTFYTGFYVGGGVHFSDGRLYFGCYDHNVYCVDAVDGEEVWRFKTGDWVFATPFVAGGRVFVGSYDDHLYCLEADTGREIWRYEVGGDIKSSPYVWRDKVYFGADDSRLYCLEADSAEPELLWRFRDPELWNYIRSRIVVFDGRVFFGSLNNQIYAVDALTGELLWRHKTTNTVEAGGLVAGELADGREFAVGHSHRRPTVDRPEDIEPRSAYLYIGSANNSLYCLDVADGSLAWFYATQGHVLTDPDFHDGVVYFGSQDGHLYAVRSYPELEAD